The Callospermophilus lateralis isolate mCalLat2 chromosome 4, mCalLat2.hap1, whole genome shotgun sequence genomic interval AGGACATCCtgttaaaacaaaaaaacctggcCTACATCCCCCAGGAAGACACCCCACCGCTGTGTGGACTGCTCTCAACACATTTCCTGAAAGACCCCAAGACACTTTTCTGGAACTCTAAACCTATGCATTATTCGGTAACCTGCCCAATGTGGATGCAGGTGGGCCACCAGAGACAGACAGGCACCAGGACTCTGGGTGGTGTGCTTAAGCATTCAGAACCATCTGATTCTTTGCATAGTTACCTTTGATATCATTAGATGGTTCAGGAATGGAAAAGACACCCACGCTAGAAAGGCAACCACAAGTAACTGATTCTTTTAAAATGAAGACAAGGCGTTGCCCTCTCCTGACTCAGAGATTACATCTATGAGTCCTAACCAGCTTTAGGTGGAAGACAAGTGAGAGATATCTCATGAAAACTTTAGCCAGAAGtataaaaaaaagtaatttttcttaaagacaattagaaagaaacgtgccccacccccacttttttttttttttttttttttggtaacttgAAATCTGCCAGCCAGACAGGGTATTTGAAGGTTAATCTGCTTCTGTTAATCCTCAATTGAAGCCACTGTCATTTTTCTGAcactagacacatcccttttaaaAGCCACCTCTTGTACACCGGGGCTGGGCCTTCAGGAAACTACGGAAAGCAGAAGCAGAGAACTTAGGAAACCAATGGTGTGTGGTAAGAATTGCAAATAAATTAACTGGGCACAGAAATGCAATGCCTTGGTGTTCAGGTGGTATCCACTGCtctgggggggggcggggggcaaaACTTGCGGGGAGGGCACATGGGAGGAAACAACACATTTTTTTGGTCATGAGAAAATGGACTATAAATCCGCgccctggacacaaaattcacttAGATTTTTTCGTGAATCTTTTCAACTTTCACAAACAACCTATCCAGATCATTTCTCAGGTCATCTAGTAGACCCTTGGCTGATTCCAAGTTGTTCTCGTTGGTTTCGATTTTGACCGAGTAGGCTACCAAACTGTCCACAGcagtcctgagcattttcaagTCCGACTCCACCTGGCTCACTGAGGATTTCAGGTTGTCTAGAGAAGAGAGTCTGTCCAGGAAGTCCTGAGGGGGCAGACGCGCGGCCTGGGCTCGGTCCTGACTGAGCAGCGCGTGCACCTGCTCTTGCACCTTCTGCAGCGATTCCACGGTGCTGGGGAGCTCGCCCACGCTTCTCTTCAGCTCCTCCACGTCGCCGTAGAGCGCCAGCTGGGCCTCCCCCAGGCTCCTCACGGTGCCAGCCAGGCTGTCCTTGTCTGCCTCGGACGAGGACCCCAGGTCTTTCAGGTGCTCCTGCAGCGCAGCCAGGCGCTGCTCGTACTCCTGGCTCTTGGTCAGGAGCGACTCCAGGCTATCGGTCTGCCGTGCAGAAGCCACTTGCACGGATTGGATTTCATCCTCTAAGTTCTGGAGCCTGGAGTCCAGACCCCGACTCTCTTTCTGGAGCGCATCTAAGGCGTCGGGGGTTCTGGAGGGCCCGTCTTCCTCCGGCCTGTGGGACTCGGCCTTCAGCTGGCGGAGCTCCTCCTCCAGCCTCCGGATCTTCTCCGGGAGGCGGGAGGTCGACTCCTCGGACTGCAGGAGCTTCTGGGTGAGGGCCTGCAGGGCCAGGCGCTCTGAGTCCGCCGCCTCCTTGAACGCCTGCTGCTCCTGCTTGAGGCTCACCAGCTCCCGGACCTCGGTGTAGACATCAGACTCCATGGTCTGCAGGGAGCTTCTCAGGGCCTCTATGTCCCTCTCCCTGGACTCCGCAGAGGTCTGTATCTCTTTCACCGCATCCTTCAGGGCTCTCAGGTCCTGCTTGTACCCCTCGGATTCTTCCAGAGAGGCGACCTTCGCCTTCACGTCATTTATTTCCTTCTGGCTCCTCTTCTGGACCTCAGTGAAGATGGCGATGTTGTCATTGATGGACTTGGTGAGCTCCGTCAGCCTTTCCTCCACTGTGTTCTCCAGGGACGTGAAGTCCCGCTCGCGCGCATCCTTCACCACGTGAATGCCGTCAGAGAGGTCTTTGAGGATCTCGTTCTGGAGTTTTTGCAGAACTTCACTGATCCTGCTGATCTCACTCTCCCCCTGTCTCACTGCTTTCTCTGTGAGGTCTTGCTTATGTTGGGAGCTTCTCAGGATAGACTCGAAAGCCCCAAATGTGGTTTGCAGAGACTGTACCTGTAGCCAAAATCCAGACATTAGCTGTAGAAGAGTCATGAGTTTTACAGGTACAGCTACTTTGTTTTCAGTCTGCCCACCCTCCAGGTCCCTTAACTCTTCTAGAATGCACTACAGTACTCCTTTGAAGAACTCTCCTTTCACATGTAGCCCATGTCATAGTTGTGGGGAACAAACTTAGGACTCCCTCCAAGAGTCCCAGGGATGGCTTATAACCCTGGCCTGAACAAAGGGCACTTTCCACCCACCCTGAGTCACATTGACTAGCCAAGCATGGGCACATGTGCTAAGGCAGACCAAGGAGGCAGATCTAGAAACTTCTGTTAAAACTACAGGGGAAGAAAACTTTCTCCAAGGGGACTGTTAGCTATGGGATCAGGTAGGCCTGGAGCTGCATAGACCAACACATGGAATGCCTATCTAGGAATCAAGCCAGCACAGCTGAGAAATGGCCAAGGTTTGCAGACATCATTTGAATCCCTGGATACAGCTATAGCTGAAGGAATCTACTCTTGAACTCTGCAGTTTAAACTAGTCAATTCTCTCCCTAAACCAAAATTTCTACCTCCTTCAACTGCAAGAGTCTTCCAAGTTTTTGTGGGAAAGAAACCGATACACAGATACCCTGAGCTGGAAGTCAAGACAAGGATCCAGGTCTTAACTCATCACTTCCGGCTATGTGGCCCTAAACTAGTCATTGTCCTCCATGGCCCTCATTTAATCTTTTATTCTGAAGTACCTCAGAAGCCCAAAGATCCCTAGCACCATCTGAAGACCATTGCCAAAGGAATAAACTGATCCCGCAGCAGGCTCTGGTTTGGTGAACACGCTGGGATTTTGTTTGCTTCTACACATTCCTTCTTAAAAAATTCTACCCTGAATGAGGCCTGACCTGAGAACTACCCAGGGGAACTGATTAAGAATCTAGGAGGCAATATCCTGACACAGCATTTGGTGCCATCTATAATGtttagtttggaaaaaaaaaaaaaaaaggaagaaaaagaaaaaagagaaagaaagatctATCAAGTCCCTGCCTCTAACAGCCAATTCTGAGGACCTGCAAGAAAGGGACATGGCATGATGTGACCAGCCAAACCCACATGTGGaaaattgtgcaggataaatgaCCCTGGTCAATACTGAACAAATGAATGGCATTttatcatccatttaaaaagtttaagaaattttcaatcaaaaatgTGCATTTCATATGGATCCTGACTCAAACCAACAATAGAAAGACAGTCTCGGGGAGAATCAAGGAAATCTGACTATTGTCTGGTATGATATTCCAGAATCTCTgcagctggggtgtagctcagtggtagtcttgcctagcatatgcaaggctctGGGCTCTATCCCCAGTATGGTGCCATATCCTGTGTTTTGTTTAAAAcaaataaggaagaaaagaaataaaaggaaagaaactcTTACTGGTTAGAAATAAATCCTAAAATACCTTGGGTGAACTCATGTCTCTCATTTTAAAATTAGTTCCTGGTGCCCTCTCCCCTAGGTCTGCAGGGTGACATGGGCTCTTCTGAGGGATTAGAGCTTAACCACCAACATGTTCTGAAGCCCTGGACCCACCTGTTCCAGATCAATCTTCTGAATAAGGACAGGCTAGCCTCTGCCTGTACTATGGCCATTTTCCAATACCAAGTACAAATGGAGAAGACAGGCCAGGTGTGCCCCCGACAGGGTCACAGAGGGGTTCAGGGTCAGACTGCTCTAACTCCATCCAAAAgatgagggaggggaagggaagtggTGAAATGAAACAAGAATGGTAAAATACTGGTAATTATTGAAACTGGGGTTCATTATATTGTCCTCTTCTTTTGTTTATGCTTGAACATTATCATGATGAGAAGTCAGAAAATAAAGTAATATGAACTCTGTAGCCAGATTGCCTTGGTTCAAATCCTGGTTTTGACACTTCCCTGCTGTGTGATCCTGGGTATGGTACATAACCTATCTGCGCCTTGGTTTCCTCAGCTGCATGAGGGGAACAAAAACAATACCCAACTCACAGGATTGTCATAGTAAGGGTTAAATGAGTTCATATAAGTAAAGTGCTCAATCATGCCTAAAACACAGTGAAGGTCTGTCTCCATTCCTGTTGCACCTCTATTCAGAAGTCCTGAAGATTCATAGCACTAGCTGCAGCCTGATGTCAAAAGgaagaatagttgaaaacacaatGGGACACCTGGGTTCTAGCTCCAGTCACACCAATAACCACTCTGAGCAGTTACACTAGCTTTCCAAGTCCCTGGTTCCTCATCTTTTAGACAATAGGTCCCTCACatcccttctaaattcagtctGTGATTTTCAGACAGTAGAATAAGGTTCTCCAGGGCCTCCAGAATATTAGCCAATTTCTCTGCCCAACCAAATGCAACCTGAGTCATAAAGGACACTTTGAGAAGGTACTAGAGAGAACTAGACTCTGAAACTAGGTTATTAAATCACAGTACCTGCCTGTTCTAAGCATAGCACTCAAATTAGAGGTGTGAGCGGCCGAGCACAGCACTTGCCGCATGGCAGGCAAGACCCGGTGCTTTCTGAATGATCCAAAGCATGAATTCAGAGCAAAGGCTGATGAAGAGCTGATCTGCTCCCTATTCCTGAATGTCACCCCCAACCTGGGCTGGCTCTACACATGGTTAGAAAGGGAAATAGATTAGAAATTATGGATAAAACCAAACCAGTCAACCCCCTGTaactaaacaaaaaaacaatgtCCCCACACTGAGAGTACTGTGTTCATCTTTATGTGCATATTCATCAACAGGTATTGAATGTACCTGTTCTCCCTATGTATGTGGGATGCCCACTAAGTGGGCGAGCACTGGGGAAGAAGCCAAGAGATAAAATAAAAGCTAGGCCAGGATCCCTGCCCTCAGGAGCCTAGCTGGGCCGGGAGTGGGGGTTTAGGAACTGTCCTTAGTAATGGCTGACATCAGCGGGGCATTTCTGTGTATAGTAACTATCAAAGTGTGAGTGGTAGGTCAAGCATCATCTAAGTCCCAGAATGTCCGATTTCAGAACCGGAGCTCTTAATCACTGTGACACGCTCAGGCAGAGATATGTTCAAAGCACACTGAGGGCCTGGAGAAGAGGCTGCCAGCGCCCAGAGCCCCGACTACTGGTTCAGAATCAAAATGAGAAAACCAAGAAATAGGGCCGGAAAACTGACTCTCTCACAAACGGCTTCTCCTTTCATAACTACTTCTAAGATCACTTTTTGCCACCTAAGCTAAGCTACTTCTAAGATCACTTTTTGCCACCCTGGGTGTGAGAAGGCAACACGAACTCTTCTGAGGGTCCAGAATTCAACTGCCAACCTTTTCTAAAGCCCTGGACCCAACTGTGCCTAAATTTTCTGGGTAAGGACAGGCCAACCTCTTTTCCTGTGCTATGTCCATTCAGGTGATCTGGGACAGTTTTCCATACTGATGAACTTTTGGAAAACAAGATACCAGGTGGGGAACCAAATCCTATTCCAGTCTAAGATCCCCCACTTACAGTGTGACCTGAAATATGTCATACAACCAGTCCATGTATGACCTGGAGAAAGTTACACAACCAGTCTTGGCTCAATTGCTCCATCTGTGAAATGGTGCTAAGTGCTATCTACCTCAGATAGCTAGGAGAAATGAAATTGTGGCCAAAAAGCACTTAATGGAATATCTGGCCCACAGAGACTACTAATTATGAATAATACTACTCTAAGTGCATTTTTCTGCCAAGAACCAAAACTCAACCCCAGCAGAGACTTAAGAATCATACAGGGGTTCAAACTTAGGTTGTCAGAGAACAGGCAGTACTGGCTCCTCAGTACAAAATAACTTCCTTACTGGCCTCATAAAAGATGCAGGAAGAAGTGGCCACACACTTTGGGAAATGCTAATAAGACTGGACATATTGAGCACCGTTCCATACCAGGTAAGGCAAGGGAAATATAATGAAATAAACAgctgagtggttgagtgccccaggaGTTAGACTACAGTGTGAATCCAGCCCAGCTGCTTGCTAGCCATGTGACTATGTAGTTATGTAGCTCCACACTTTCCTCATCTGGGAAACGGGACAGGTAATAGCACTCACCTCTTGGAGTTGCTGTGAAGTCAAAAGATGATATATTTTCCAATGTTTAggacagtgcctgacacataagTGCACAATAAATGTAAGGCACTGAACAATGGCTTAATTATACTACTAAATTAAAAGAAAGGTGGTCACTGTGTCCTCAGCTCAGAACCAAGAGGATTCTTAAAAATCTCTCATTGTGTAGATGGGAAACTGAGGTCCAAAAAGCAAAGTGTTCTACACATACCTGGGACATAGAAGGGGTGAGAATCAGAAAGGAGGGACTAAGGGAGAGACAAGGAGGAAACCTAGGAAACAAAGCCCTATTTTTTCAATCTGGACTCAAGATGTCCCCATTTAGGCCTCAATTTCCAACATCCCCTAATTTTTCCTAAAATGCTACTCTGCTATAGGCAGGGGAGCCACCTCCTGTTCCTTAAACGTGTTCAAGAATGTTCCTTGCCTGCGAGTTCTTCACATTCCTTCTCTGAACATTCAGCCATCACCAACTAGATGACTGGCTCTACCCCACACACGGGTACAGGGAAATTCCATACCTCCCTCTTCCCAATCTGCACAGAGGCGACCCTAACTGCCACCTACCTATGTGCTGCTTCACAAATATGATTAGTCTTATGCTCTTCCACGGGGCCTACACAGAGCTATATGACTATCAGACTTCAATAAATATTATGATTGATTAGCAAGTGGGTGGCGGAAAGCAAGAAACGGGCTAGTGATTAGACTTCAGCAAGATGTCTATTTTGTAAAGATGATGTGACACTCAGGATAGGCAGAGCAGCACTGCCTACTTAATTCCCTTATAAAAGTCACCTCCCTTAGCCTGCAGCATTTAGCAGGCTGACTCATCCCAGTTGCTCTGCCGGTCTTAAGAGGAAATTCCTAGTCCTGCACACTCAACAAAAGTGGAGAGACTTGGCAGGACCGGCAGCATGCTGGGAAAAGGAGGCAGTGGTTCCGGGCTCAGAAGTGGCGGGATTTTTTGTTTCGGTCCTGCAACCAAATTTCCATTCAGCATGACACGGAAGGAATATGGAGGAGGGGAAATTCAACGGAAGGGGTTGCACTTGGTCTGGAAAAGCCACCGAAGGATGGAAGCTGAGCAACTTTGCCTTGGGAGCTGGGTCCATTCATACCTGAAATAGGCCCTTGGGAACCCTTAACTGGACAGTGGCCCAGACTTTCTCATGCAATCTGCAGCTCACCAGCTGGGGTGTTTGTTAACTCACTGTCTCTCTCTAAGTCTCAATTTTCTGGACTGGAAAAGAGTCAGAACCAGCAGCCCTCCCTCCCGGGGTTGCTCTAAGAATTAGACAGTAAGCCCTCTCAACCCCACATAGATACAAGTCCTTTTCTCGATTATGACCTAATATTTTTGGCCTTTCATTCCTCTAAAGCTGAAGTAGGCTATTTCAAAGGCCCACAAGGGCACTCTGGCCCAATAAAGAACAAGGGGCCTAAAGATAGATAATATTTCAGTGGAACTTCGCAAATGACTAGAAATTACTAGTTTTTCCTTCCCCAAGCTCTGGGTCTATTAAAAACCGGCTCAGATGTCTCCCACGGCAGTGCAAAGGTGCGGCCTTGCCGGAGGCTTCATCGGGATGCGCTGGCTTCCTTTCCAACCTCCTTTTCAGACAACTCTGCCCATTCAGCGGTTCCTAATCCAAAAAGAATGGGCTCCCCAAAGCCTGCAGGCTTCCTTACAGGTCACCGCTAATGTCCTGTGACAGGCCCTTGGCCCACCCTCCCCGCTGGCGGGGCCATCCTCGCGGCGGTCCATCCCTGGAGCCCATTCCTCTGTGGCCATTAACAAAGAGGGTCTGGGACCGCCTGGGAGCCGGGGCCCGGATCAGGGTGTCCGGCCGGGGACCGCGGGGCAGAGGCGAggacaggggcaggggcaggcggGGCCGACTCGGGCCGGGGCACCCACCTTCTGCTCGACGTTCTGCAAGCCCTGGCCCAGCTCCTCCCGCTGCTGGGAGAAGTCCTGGTGGCTGCGCCGGACCTGCTGGACCTCCTCCAGGACGTGGTGGACACACCAGCCCGAGAAGGCGGCCGCCGCCACCAGGGCGAGGTAGAAGAGAAAGTTGAGCGCCCGGCCGAGCCTGCGCGAGCAGGTCGCCGAGGacgaggcggcggcggcggccgagGACTTGCCGCCGCCGCGGTGGCCGCCCTTGCCGTGCGCCTGGTTCTGCGGGTGCTGCGGCGGGTGCTGCTGCGGGTGcggcgcgggcggcggcggctgctgctgcggcgcgggcggcggcttctTGGCCACGTCATCCGCGCCGCCCGACGGGTGGGCGCCCTTCTCCGAGGGGCTCGCGGCGCCGTGGCCGCCCTTGGAGCCCCTTTGTTTGGCCGAGGGCATGGCGGCGCGGTGGCGGCGGGGGCAGCGGGCGGcgaggcgggcgaggggcgcgcgGCCCGGAAACTTGCTCGGGCTCCCCCGGGGCCGGGCGGGCGGCACGCGGGCGCTGCTGGCGTCGGAGCGGCCGAGAGAGCGGGCGGCCGAGGAAGGAGGCCGgccgaggaggaaggaggagggggcCTGCCTCCGCCGCCGCGGCGCCGACCCCGCCTCCCGGGAAGGGAGGCCGCGCGAGCCGAGCCGGGAGAGCCTGCCACGCACGCCGGGCCGCCGCGGCCCCTCCTCCCGCCGCCACGACCCCAGCGGGGGCGGGCCGGGCGGGCGGCCGAGCGGGCCTGCGGGCCGGGGGCGTGGGCCGGCGGGCGGAGGCCCCGCGGGGCGGCGCTAAGGCGGCCGCGGAGGGCGGGTCGCCCCCGGCTCGGGCTGGCGGCGGCGGCGTTGGGGCGGCCGGGCCCCGCGGTGGGCGGCCGGGGCGGGGAGGCCGGGCGGCGCCGGCGAGCCGCGAGGACCCTGCGCAGTGGGCCGGGCGcgagccccctcccctccccttcctagcGGGCGGAGGGAGGAAGTGGAGCCCGGGGGTGGGAGCAAGACCCGCGGCGGACCCCCGCTCCGTCCCGCTGGGAGCCGCGGACCCTGCCCGCCGCGGGGTTGGATCTTGCCTCTCCCCTTGGGTTGGAAGGCAGAGGCTGTCTCCAAACCAGCCGGCCTCGGAGGCGTGTTTGGTAAGAGTTTGGCAAAGATTCTTGGGCTGAGGGGAGGCTGCTCAAGGGACGTGTTGATGGAGCGCCCCTGGTAGCCCAGCCCGCCGACCCCTGGACCCTGGACAGCACTTTGCCCAAGCCCTCTGGACTCTGTTGTCTTGAGGGTCACAAGGTCTTCCATAGCCCCTACTTTGGACAGACTTAGGGCTGGTGCCTGGAAGCCAGCAGCCGCCGCACCGACAGGAACACGGATCAGGGTTGTCACCCCTAGTTttgcagaagaaaataaaataattccagGCTCCGTGCTTAGCAACTTACATGCGTTCCTCACAAAAGCCCTGGCAG includes:
- the Ckap4 gene encoding cytoskeleton-associated protein 4, giving the protein MPSAKQRGSKGGHGAASPSEKGAHPSGGADDVAKKPPPAPQQQPPPPAPHPQQHPPQHPQNQAHGKGGHRGGGKSSAAAAASSSATCSRRLGRALNFLFYLALVAAAAFSGWCVHHVLEEVQQVRRSHQDFSQQREELGQGLQNVEQKVQSLQTTFGAFESILRSSQHKQDLTEKAVRQGESEISRISEVLQKLQNEILKDLSDGIHVVKDARERDFTSLENTVEERLTELTKSINDNIAIFTEVQKRSQKEINDVKAKVASLEESEGYKQDLRALKDAVKEIQTSAESRERDIEALRSSLQTMESDVYTEVRELVSLKQEQQAFKEAADSERLALQALTQKLLQSEESTSRLPEKIRRLEEELRQLKAESHRPEEDGPSRTPDALDALQKESRGLDSRLQNLEDEIQSVQVASARQTDSLESLLTKSQEYEQRLAALQEHLKDLGSSSEADKDSLAGTVRSLGEAQLALYGDVEELKRSVGELPSTVESLQKVQEQVHALLSQDRAQAARLPPQDFLDRLSSLDNLKSSVSQVESDLKMLRTAVDSLVAYSVKIETNENNLESAKGLLDDLRNDLDRLFVKVEKIHEKI